CGTGGGGCTTTTTCTCCTTGGGGGCGACCTTTAGGGTCTGTACCAAGATGAGGCCGATGACGCACAGGATGATGGAAATCGCGAATACGATGGTGTCGCCGAAGGCCTCGTACAGGAACATGCCTGTCATGGGGCCGGTGGCGAACGCGAGGTTCACGCTGACCCCGAAATAGCCGATGCCTTCACCGCGGCGGCTCGAAGGGAGCGCGTCGATGGCGACGGTGTTGCTCGCCGTGGTCGAAATCCCGAAGCATAGCCCGTGCAAAAAGCGGATGACGGCAAGGAGCGGGATGAGCTCGAGCGCCTTGTAGCCGATGAAGCACAGGGTGAACGCGAAAAATGTCCAGAAGTACAGGGGCTTGCGGCTGAGGGTGTCGACCAGGAATCCGGCGAAGGGCCTGCAGGCGAGCGCGCCGATGGTATAGAGCGAAATGATGATGCCCGCGGTCGCGTTGTCGGTCTGGAACTTCTCGATGATGAACATCGGGAGGATTGGCAGCAACTGGTAGAAACTGAAGAACAGCAAAAAGTTCGCCGCCGCGCATGTGGTGAAGTTGCGCGTCCAGAGGGCTGGCTTTTGTGCAGTTGTAACTTCTGCTGGCATTAAACTACCTCAATGGGGAATGTGAGATGGTTTCATCCCGCATTTCGCATTTTATTTTCTTTCTAATGCAACGATGGTTTCCAAGTGCGGGGTGCCGGGGAACAGGTCGAGCGGCTGCACTTCCTTGACGCGGTAGCCGTAGCGTTCCCATTCCTTGATGGAAGCGGGAATCTCGTCGGTGCCGCAGAACACGTGGCATACGCGCACGGGCTTGCGCATGGCGAGTGCGTGGATGACTCCGGGTTCACAGCCCTTGCGGGGCGGGTCAAGCAGGATTTTTTCGGGTTCGCCGGGAACGGGGCGCGGGAGCCTCGTCTGTACGAAGTTCTCGTCGATCTTGCCCGCGACAAAGCGGTAATCCTTTTTGAGGTAGCGTGCGGAAGCCTTCGCGCAGTCGATGGAAGGGCCTTCCATTTCGACACCGAGCACGGATTTCGCGGCTTCGCCCAGCGCGAAGCTGAACAGCCCGTAACCGCAGTACAGGTCGAGGAAGTGGTCTTCGCGGGTGAGCGAAAGCATGCGGCTTGCCGCCTTGATGAGGTTGTGGATCTGGCTCTCGTTCACCTGGCTGAAGCCGGTGGCGGGGTACTTGAGGCTGAAATGCCCGAGGTTCAGGCTCAGTTCGCGCGGTCCAAAAAGCTGTTTGAAGCCGAGAGTATCGGTCGGCCGCTTGGCCTCGAGGTAGTAATCGGACTCCGTCGTATCGATGTAGGCGTGCGCTGCCGTCACGTGATATGGCGATTTTTGCAGAATTTCGGCAATTTGCTTCAATTTGCGGACAATGGCGGCATCAATCTTCTTGATGTTGAATATGACGACCCGGTACTTGTACGTGCCGCGGATGATAATCCAGTTGAGCGCGTAGGCGAGGGGCTTGTACGGGGGCGTGATGAGTTTTTCGAACAGCAGGCGGTATATGGCGTTGTGCTCTTCGGGCTCCAGGATGCTGTCGTATTCGTTGAAACGCAGGTCGCCGGGCTGCATGTCGACGCGCCTTTTGCTGGTGGTGCGGTAATTGCGGGGCATGGGGCTCGCGGTTACCGGCTGCGGGTTGCGGGGGAGGCGGTTTACGTCCCAGAATTCGCGAATGGCCTCGTTTTTGACCTTGAGTTCCTCCTTATAATCAAGAGGGGCAAGGGTTTCGCCGTAGGCGGAATCGGATTCTTTCGTGTAATTGGGGAGCTGGTGGGCTATGGCTTGTTCGAATAGCATGCCCAAAATGTAGAAATTTGTGCGGTTTCTTTGTAGGGGGGTGTCTGCCTATGGATTTTTTGTCCAAGAAATCTGTTTTTGGGCGTGTAATGAAAAGGGGGCCAATATGTAGTTTAAAAGCACAATCATCTAGGAAAAGGAGTACACATGAAATCCATGGTGTTTAAGGGTTTGGTTCTGGTGAGTGCTCTTGCGCTCGTAAACTGCGATGACAGTAGCGTTTCCGCTCCAGGATCAGAAGGTGGTGCTGAAGGTCCAGTTCCGACTAGCAGCGCGGTTGCCAATCCAGAATCCGATTCGGGTATTGCCCCGCAGTCCAGCACATCCGTCAATCCGGGATCTAGTACGGTTGCAGGTGGCGACGATGCCTGTTTGTCGTCCAGTTTGCCAGATGCTTGCGGTCCTGGGACCAATCCGGCAGTAAATCCGACGAGCAGCACGACTGTCAATCCGGAATCTAGCGCTGTCGTTCCGACCTCGAGTTCTAGCGACGTGACTAAGCCGCAGTCCTCTTCCAGCGAGCAGCAGGTCGAATCCAGCTCCAGCGAAGAAGTCAAGCCGACCGGCATCTTCCTGACCGAAGGTACCGACGAAGACAAGGACTACTTGGAAGTCGAATATTTCAAAAATTCTGCCGATAACGGTGGCGGCGTGCTCTGCTACCCGAAGAAGCTTTCTGATACTCAGAAGCACGGCGTTATCTTGTGGGGCCCGGGCGGCGATACCGACCCCAATAGCTACAGTGGCATTATCAAGCGTCTCGCTTCGCACGGCTTCGTGGTGGTCGCTACAAGCGTCTCTCCCGACGGCACGGACCGCGGCATTCCCGCCCTCAACTGGCTTGATAACAAGAATAAGACTCCGGGCGATCCGCTGTATGGCAAGCTTGACATGACCAAGGTCGGCGCTTCTGGCCACTCTATGGGCGGCCTCCAGTCCGAAAAGATGCTTATCAAGGACAATCGCGTGATTACCGCCGTTCTCAACAACAGTGGCGCATTCAACCATGCGGAACTGGCTAATGCCCCTGCCGGCAAGACAGCAGCAATCGTTTACGGTGAAGGCGGTATGGAACGCCCGAACGCCGAAGGCGACTACAACAACAATAACGTCAAGATTCCGGCTTGCCTCATCAAGATGACGGGTGGCCAGGGTAACGAATGTCAGAACGGCGAATGCGGCTGGGGCCACGGTTCCGGACCTTGGGGCGGCATGGCTGCCACGGTCGCCTGGATGCGTTGGCACCTCGGTGGCGAAGACTGGCGCAAGAAGGACTTCGTCGGTACCAGCGGCAAGTACATCGATGGCGCTATTGTCGGTCAGCCTGGCAAGTGGAAAGGCCAGTGCAAGAACTTCTAAACATCACAATCCCACACACCCAAAAAAATGTCTCGGAAATTCCGGGGCATTTTTTTTGTTCCCCTTTGACAAAAC
This window of the Fibrobacter sp. genome carries:
- a CDS encoding MFS transporter, producing MPAEVTTAQKPALWTRNFTTCAAANFLLFFSFYQLLPILPMFIIEKFQTDNATAGIIISLYTIGALACRPFAGFLVDTLSRKPLYFWTFFAFTLCFIGYKALELIPLLAVIRFLHGLCFGISTTASNTVAIDALPSSRRGEGIGYFGVSVNLAFATGPMTGMFLYEAFGDTIVFAISIILCVIGLILVQTLKVAPKEKKPHAPLSLDRFFLTRAIPQFVNFIFVGFAYGPVTNYIALYAKELGIGGSGWFYALIAAGLILNRLTTGRLIDRGYLIHLVGTGMTLNIIAYFMLAFSHSPITFFGAAFLIGTSLGLIFPGYQTMCVNLARHDQRGTANSTYLSGWDIGIGAGILAGGSMAEHFGMHQQVFFTCAIALVIADILYFTWTARHYLKNKLEG
- a CDS encoding class I SAM-dependent RNA methyltransferase; translation: MLFEQAIAHQLPNYTKESDSAYGETLAPLDYKEELKVKNEAIREFWDVNRLPRNPQPVTASPMPRNYRTTSKRRVDMQPGDLRFNEYDSILEPEEHNAIYRLLFEKLITPPYKPLAYALNWIIIRGTYKYRVVIFNIKKIDAAIVRKLKQIAEILQKSPYHVTAAHAYIDTTESDYYLEAKRPTDTLGFKQLFGPRELSLNLGHFSLKYPATGFSQVNESQIHNLIKAASRMLSLTREDHFLDLYCGYGLFSFALGEAAKSVLGVEMEGPSIDCAKASARYLKKDYRFVAGKIDENFVQTRLPRPVPGEPEKILLDPPRKGCEPGVIHALAMRKPVRVCHVFCGTDEIPASIKEWERYGYRVKEVQPLDLFPGTPHLETIVALERK
- a CDS encoding alpha/beta hydrolase, whose amino-acid sequence is MKSMVFKGLVLVSALALVNCDDSSVSAPGSEGGAEGPVPTSSAVANPESDSGIAPQSSTSVNPGSSTVAGGDDACLSSSLPDACGPGTNPAVNPTSSTTVNPESSAVVPTSSSSDVTKPQSSSSEQQVESSSSEEVKPTGIFLTEGTDEDKDYLEVEYFKNSADNGGGVLCYPKKLSDTQKHGVILWGPGGDTDPNSYSGIIKRLASHGFVVVATSVSPDGTDRGIPALNWLDNKNKTPGDPLYGKLDMTKVGASGHSMGGLQSEKMLIKDNRVITAVLNNSGAFNHAELANAPAGKTAAIVYGEGGMERPNAEGDYNNNNVKIPACLIKMTGGQGNECQNGECGWGHGSGPWGGMAATVAWMRWHLGGEDWRKKDFVGTSGKYIDGAIVGQPGKWKGQCKNF